CAACCTTATTAACCGGTGTGACCACGGAAATGGAGATTATGAAGAATGAGATCTTCGGTCCAATTCTGCCTATTTTAGAGTACGAACATATCGAAGAAGCACTTCAATTTATTAATCATCGTCCACGTCCACTGGCTTTCTATTATTTTGACATTGATAGTGCGCGTGCAGATTATGTGGCTAGCCGTACCCATTCAGGGCACTTCGGGATTAACCAGACCCTGACTCATGTGGCACAGGATGACCTCCCATTTGGCGGCATTGGTGCATCAGGTATGGGCAAATATCATGGTAAAGAAGGGTTCTTTAGCTTCTCACATGAACGCTCAATGATGTCGAATCCAGTCAGCCCTAAACTTTACAGTTTAAAATTCATCCTTCCGCCATATAATAAAGCCACACATAAACTGCTTTTGAAAACACTATTTCGCTAAGCTGGTTAAGGCATGAGCTATCACACCAGTTCATGCCTTGTTTTTACCAAATTCGCTTGTCTTTTAATCGTATTTTTGGTATAAAACGCCCCTTGAATGATTTCATCCGTTTACTTGAATGGCTAGTTGCACGAAATTGTGCTGTATAAACTAGCAATGGAGTTCACCATGTCTAAGGTTTGCCAAGTTACCGGCAAGCGTCCTATCGTTGGTAACAACGTGTCGCACGCAAACAACAAAACCAAACGCCGGTTCGAGCCGAACCTGCACCACCACCGTTTTTGGTTAGAAAGCGAAAAGCGTTTTGTACGTCTTCGTTTAACCACTAAAGGTATGCGTATTATTGATAAATTGGGTATCGAGAAAGTTGTTGCTGATCTCCGTGCTCAAGGTCAAAAGATCTAAGGAGTCTGAACAATGCGTGATAAGATTCGCCTCGTTTCTACAGCTGGTACAGGTTATTTCTATACCACTACTAAGAACAAACGTACTATGCCGGAAAAAATGGAAATCAAAAAATTTGATCCAAAAATCCGTCAACACGTCATTTTCAAAGAAGCTAAAATTAAATAATTTTAGTTCTTTAAAAAAAGCGGCTTCATTTGAAGTCGTTTTTTTTGCCTAAAAAAACAGCCATAATAAAAAACATGAAAGCACGATTTACATGATTTTTTTTGATAAATAAAAAAATTGTCATCAACAAATTCGATTTTAGTTGCTACACTTTATTCGCTGTTTTCTTGGCATGTTTTATGCTCATTTATTTCTACCTTAACCGCAACGATTAAGGAGCTCGAATGCCACATGATGTTGATTTAATTATATTACTTGCTGTTGGTTTTGGTATGGCCCTTATTTTTGGCTATATCGCAGCACGTTTACGCTTACCTCCTTTGATTGGTTACCTCGTTGCAGGCATTATTATTAGTCCAAATACGCCTGGTGTGGTTGGTGACATCCAACTCGCTAACCAGTTGGCTGAACTCGGGGTCATGTTCCTGATGTTCGGCGTAGGGATGCACTTCTCCCTCAAAGATCTACTGCAAGTACGCCGTATTGCCTTACCTGGCGCCATTTTGCAAATTGCGGTTGCAACACTGCTCGGTATTGGCGTGTCCATGTTTTGGGGCTGGAGCTTTGGCTCAGCGTTAATCTTTGGCCTCAGCTTATCCTGTGCCAGTACTGTAGTGCTGCTGAAGGCATTGGGAGATCGCGGTTTACTGGACTCGGTGAACGGCAAGATTGCGGTTGGCTGGCTCTTGGTTGAAGATCTGGTGATGGTTCTGGCCTTGGTGCTTTTACCTGCAACAGCCGTGTTACTGGGTGGACAAGCACTACCGGGCACAGATACCTCACAAAGTATCTGGATTACCATTGGCATCACCTTGCTTAAAGTCACAGGCTTTATTGCCTTTATGCTGATTATTGGTAAACGCTTAGTACCAATCATCATGCAATTTGTGGCTCGTTTAGGTTCGCGTGAACTATTCACCCTTACTGTCGTTGCCGCTGCAGTATCCATTGCCTACGGTTCTTATGCCGTGTTTGGGGTTTCAATGGCACTGGGTGCCTTCTTTGCGGGAATGGTGGTCAAAGAGTCTGACTTTAGTCACCGAGCGGAAGAAGAAACCCTCCCCTTACGTGAAATCTTCTCGATTTTGTTCTTTGTTTCGGTCGGTATGCTGTTTGATCCGAGCATTTTAGTTGAAGAACCATTACGTATTTTAGCCGTGGTTGCCATCATCATGGTCGGCAAAACACTTGCTGCAATGGCACTGGTGCTGTTCTTCCGTTACCCAATCAATACCGCCTTAACCGTAGGTGCGAGTTTGGCACAAATCGGTGAGTTCTCCTTTATTTTGGCAACATTGGGCTTATCACTTGGTTTACTGACACCTGATGCTCAAAACCTGATTCTTGCCGGCGCCCTATTCTCAATTACCCTAAACTCATTTGTGTTCTCTGCAATTGAGCCTGCGCAACGCTGGATTCGTGAGCGCTCGCATTTGGCCCGTTTACTAGAGCGTAGTGGTGACCCACTGGCCATGCTCCCAGATGAGGTCGATCAGGCTTACCTGCGCGATCAG
The DNA window shown above is from Acinetobacter colistiniresistens and carries:
- the rpmB gene encoding 50S ribosomal protein L28 — protein: MSKVCQVTGKRPIVGNNVSHANNKTKRRFEPNLHHHRFWLESEKRFVRLRLTTKGMRIIDKLGIEKVVADLRAQGQKI
- the rpmG gene encoding 50S ribosomal protein L33 → MRDKIRLVSTAGTGYFYTTTKNKRTMPEKMEIKKFDPKIRQHVIFKEAKIK
- a CDS encoding cation:proton antiporter, with amino-acid sequence MPHDVDLIILLAVGFGMALIFGYIAARLRLPPLIGYLVAGIIISPNTPGVVGDIQLANQLAELGVMFLMFGVGMHFSLKDLLQVRRIALPGAILQIAVATLLGIGVSMFWGWSFGSALIFGLSLSCASTVVLLKALGDRGLLDSVNGKIAVGWLLVEDLVMVLALVLLPATAVLLGGQALPGTDTSQSIWITIGITLLKVTGFIAFMLIIGKRLVPIIMQFVARLGSRELFTLTVVAAAVSIAYGSYAVFGVSMALGAFFAGMVVKESDFSHRAEEETLPLREIFSILFFVSVGMLFDPSILVEEPLRILAVVAIIMVGKTLAAMALVLFFRYPINTALTVGASLAQIGEFSFILATLGLSLGLLTPDAQNLILAGALFSITLNSFVFSAIEPAQRWIRERSHLARLLERSGDPLAMLPDEVDQAYLRDQVVIIGYGGVGRRISENLMQQNIKVVIAEENREIVEKLRAEGIAAVSGEATEPNVLIQAHIQHARLLVISPMDILDIHRIVDISKQLNPEIQVLICAETKEEAAVIREENIGEVFYAKEEMAKNMSHHILNQIELAHQSETH